From Topomyia yanbarensis strain Yona2022 chromosome 1, ASM3024719v1, whole genome shotgun sequence, one genomic window encodes:
- the LOC131675999 gene encoding uncharacterized protein LOC131675999 yields MSESMPSERYDNGAVGIEANEPPRKSKKRNSKFESVLKELAAAKANNALLNEEWSKAQETIKSLQATLNTPRSEASDVNSDEFNGDVGPSSTHFLANQREASTELSRFMSSVNQMSVSSVTVPECKPLVGSEEIGRQDFEAWKELLLDSMQLAGIVDEATQFIIFKVKAGQKLLEIFRNTKSTSEAPDQNDHPFLNAMFRLKAYFTSGSDVMLQRRRLALMEQKHDENDLSFIMRVGATARLCEFVADKEFEEIVSTVAEHAHNREVRTAALKLLSRKGTFTDLVDEVREIEAIRLNEEYFNKKHGNQNQVTIARVAEAEAYPRYSGRPGRGRYDTQHTPRGGAVYARNTNWRGSNSSIPQRCFRCNSLYHKSTNCFAMDKICRNCGVKGHLQRACRSFVREKSMQQQGERVRDQKLSEISAVSTKEEDKLEDQIIPDTVNVPQIHDLTTSMVAQLAHGRDDGVIKALVSGFPCEFLIDSGAQVNTITEQSFKKIIENEDYKKGLHNMQYGSDQTLKAYAVSGQIPVIGMFEAFLFVSEDRPVLLEKFYIVKESRSLLGRPTATRYCILLLGLQVQAYTDASRESQHYCVDIATICSEKAFPKFNIPPVIIRYDETKPPCRNIFFNIPIAVKPRVEERLQQLVAANIIEKITDEMDHSFCSSMLVIPKGKEDFRLVIDLRGPN; encoded by the exons TTGTTGAACGAAGAATGGAGTAAGGCACAGGAAACGATCAAATCACTTCAAGCTACTTTGAATACGCCCAGAAGTGAGGCTAGCGATGTAAACAGTGATGAATTTAATGGAGATGTTGGACCATCGAGCACGCACTTTCTCGCAAATCAGAGAGAAGCTAGTACAGAATTATCACGCTTCATGTCTTCTGTAAATCAGATGTCGGTTTCATCGGTAACAGTACCAGAGTGCAAACCATTAGTGGGCAGTGAAGAGATCGGACGACAGGATTTTGAAGCATGGAAGGAGCTACTGTTAGATTCTATGCAGCTCGCCGGCATAGTGGACGAAGCCACGCAGTTTATAATATTCAAGGTCAAGGCCGGACAAAAGCTCCTGGAGATTTTCAGGAATACGAAATCGACCAGCGAGGCTCCAGATCAGAACGATCATCCATTTTTGAATGCGATGTTTCGTTTGAAGGCGTATTTCACTTCTGGATCGGACGTCATGCTGCAAAGAAGAAGATTAGCTTTAATGGAGCAGAAACACGACGAAAATGATCTGTCATTTATTATGCGGGTTGGCGCAACGGCCAGATTGTGTGAGTTTGTCGCAGATAAGGAATTCGAAGAGATTGTTAGTACAGTGGCAGAGCATGCACATAACCGAGAAGTACGTACGGCTGCCCTTAAACTACTAAGCAGAAAGGGAACATTTACGGACCTAGTAGATGAAGTTCGTGAAATTGAGGCGATTCGGTTGAacgaggaatatttcaacaaAAAGCATGGTAATCAGAATCAGGTAACGATTGCACGTGTAGCCGAAGCAGAGGCTTATCCACGCTACAGTGGAAGACCGGGTCGTGGTAGGTATGATACCCAACACACTCCCAGGGGTGGAGCTGTGTACGCTCGAAATACGAATTGGAGAGGATCAAACAGTTCGATTCCGCAACGATGCTTTAGGTGCAATAGCTTGTATCACAAATCGACTAATTGTTTCGCCATGGATAAAATCTGTCGGAATTGTGGTGTGAAAGGACACCTACAACGTGCATGTCGCTCATTTGTACGAGAGAAATCTATGCAGCAACAAGGTGAACGCGTGAGAGATCAAAAGCTGTCAGAAATTTCCGCTGTGAGCACGAAAGAGGAGGACAAACTTGAAGATCAGATCATTCCAGATACC GTTAACGTTCCCCAAATACACGACCTTACTACTTCCATGGTTGCGCAGCTAGCACATGGTCGAGATGATGGAGTGATAAAGGCTTTAGTGTCGGGATTTCCTTGTGAATTTCTTATAGACTCGGGGGCACAAGTTAACACGATTACCGAGCAGTCGTTCAAGAAGATAATCGAGAACGAGGATTACAAAAAGGGTTTGCATAACATGCAATACGGGTCAGATCAAACTCTGAAAGCTTATGCTGTTTCTGGACAGATACCAGTAATAGggatgtttgaagcttttttgttTGTGTCGGAAGATAGGCCGGTGTTATTGGAGAAATTTTATATTGTGAAGGAGTCGCGATCATTACTCGGTAGACCTACGGCGACACGCTACTGTATTCTACTGTTAGGGCTTCAGGTACAGGCATATACGGATGCCTCAAGAGAATCACAGCACTATTGTGTCGATATTGCGACCATATGTTCCGAGAAAGCttttccaaaattcaatatCCCACCGGTTATAATCCGGTATGACGAAACGAAGCCTCCTTGTAGgaatatatttttcaacattcCAATAGCCGTGAAACCACGAGTTGAAGAGAGATTGCAGCAATTGGTGGCGGCTAACATTATCGAAAAAATAACAGACGAGATGGACCATTCATTTTGCTCATCCATGCTGGTAATCCCTAAAGGCAAAGAGGATTTTCGATTGGTGATTGATCTTCGAGGGCCAAATTAG